A region of the Nitrospirota bacterium genome:
GTCTATCAGTCCTCTGATTATGGCTATGCCTTGCAGTTCTTACTTAAAAAGGCCAACAGTAAAGAGGTTATGACACATTTCCTCCTGGACAGGCCTGACAGCCTTGGAAAGCCAGCCATCGGCGGATCTGCTTTCCCGACCACGGAATATATATTTGATATGAAGTTTTATCCTGATATTACAAAGCCATCGTTCTATCCGTCAAAACCGATCCTCTATCTTTCTGTCGCTAAAAAAGGTACAGTGGTTTTTAAAGGACTTTTGATACCAGGACAGACTGTTAGAATCAAAGAGGACATCTTACAATTTGTAGCGATTAAAGACTGGAGCGGCCTGATATTTGCTACAGATATCGGGAAAAACCTAACATATCCAGGATTTATAATTACTATTACTGGAATGGTTATAATTTATTTCTTTCCTTATAAAACTATACGATTGACAAGACATGGGGATTCAATAATATCTATAAACGGTATAACAAAGAGATACCATGCAATATTTGAAGAAGAGGTAAATAACATAAGAACTGAGTTAGGAGTAAAGATGGATGGATAATCTATCAATATTGAAATACGAAGTTATCCTGCACTGGATAGCCGTAGGATGTTACATATTTGCAACCATCTTCTTTGCTTATAGTGTCTCTTTCCAGAAGAGAAGGGGTATTAAGCCTGCAATGGTGCTTACACTGATTGGGATATTGTTTCACTCTATAGCCCTTGGTGTGAGATGGAGGGTTGCGGGTCATGGCCCATATCTTATGAAATACGAAATACTTTCCTCCAATGCATGGGTGGTTATTCTAATGTTTCTGGTCGTTACCTGGAGATATACGAAACTGAGGCCAGCAGGCGTTGCTGTTGTACCTCTTAGCTTTCTGATGATGACCATCGGGTTATTTATGAACCCAGGAATAAAAGGACTGCCCCCATCTCTGAAAGGAATATGGCTTGTCATTCATGTGACATTCAATCACATGGCAGTAGGGGCGTTGATAATCGCACTCGGCGCATCAGTGTTATATATCTTGAAAGAGAAGAAGGGTGATACAGAGTTCTTCGGGAGGTTCCCATCGTTAGAGGTCCTTGATGCATACAGCTACAAGTTTGTTGGTTTTGGTTTTATATTCTGGAGTATCACCATTGTAGCAGGTGCAATATGGGCAGATCAGGCATGGGGAAGATACTGGGGATGGGACCCTGTAGAGACATGGTCACTTATAACATGGCTTTTATACGGACTTTATCTGCATTCAAGACGATTCCTTAAATGGAGGGGCAGAAAAGCAGCATGGGTGCTCGTGCTCTGTTTTATAGTGTCAATAATGAGTATTTATTTCATACCCTTTACTATACGGTCTTTGCATACGGCCTATTTTTAGTTGACATGATTAAAGGTGGATGAAGAATATTGAAGGAGTTGATAGATGAAAAGATTGATTAAAACTCTTCTTATAACATTTTTAATCATCTTCTCTAATTGCACTCAATTAGAGAAGGCAAAAGAGACTGCGATAATAAAAGATGTAGTTATGAGTTATAATAGAAAGCTTATTGATGCTGCAAAGACAGGCGATCTGGAGCTATTAAGAGATATAGCTTCAGAGGACGTTGTAAGAAGACTCTATTTCTGGATAGCTGCGTGGAGCGATTCTGGCGTATACATGGAGGCAGAGTTAAAGGATATTAAATATAAAAGTGTGGATATTTCAAGGCAAACAGCAAAGGTTTTGACCTTAGAGAAATGGGTATATGATTATAGAAGTATAAAAAACAATCAGATTGTGCTTCCACCGTCTCATCTTCTCTACGAGATGGAGTATGTTTTACAGAAAAATAAAGATAATAAGAATAACAACTGGATAATTACAGAAATAAATATAAAGTCAGAGACTCAAGAAGGCCAAAGGTAAAGAGCAGTAATGAAAAAGGTAATGTTAATAACACCCCCATACCACTCTGGTGTGGTTGAGTCAGCAGGGACATGGCTCAATCTGGGATTTGTTTATATAGCCAGTTCTTTGAGAGAGGCCGGATATGATGTTTATCTATATGATGCCATGTCTTATTTTCATGATTACACGGAAATCACTAAAAGAATAGAGACCCATAAACCTGATGTGGTTGCCACAACGGCAATCACAGCCTCGATAAATGATTGCCTTGAGATATGCAGGTTGTCAAAGGAGATTAATCCTGCAATAGTTACTATCATTGGAAATGTTCATCCTACATTCTGCTGGGAAGAAATCCTCAAGAAGCATCACAATAATGTGGATTACATCGTAAGAGGTGAGGGCGAGTTGACCCTTCCCGAACTCCTTGATTGTCATTTTTCTGGTGGAGATGCATTAAAGGTAAAGGGTATTGCATTATTGGCTGAAGACAGGGCTGTTGCTACCCCTTCGAGGGAATACATAGTGAACCTTGACGCCCTCCGCCCGGCATGGGATTTGGTCGACTGGGAAATTTATTCCTATAGACCAAAAGAGAATTCCATTCTTGCAATTGTCAGTTCTTCAAGGGGATGTAACCAGCAATGTAGCTTCTGTTCTCAGCAGCTTTTCTGGAGCCGCAAATGGAGGTCAAGGTCTCCTGAGAATTTTGTTTCAGAGATTGAATATCTTCATGAAACATACGGTGTTAATGTGGTTATGATGCCTGATGAGACTCCAACCTTTGATAGGATAAGATGGGAGAAGATACTTGACCTTCTTGTGAAGCGACGAATGGATGTAGAGCTTCTCATGGAGACACGGGTTGAGGATATCATAAGGGATCAGGATATCCTGTGGAAATATAAGGAGGCAGGTATCGCCCATATATATGTAGGGGTTGAATCTACCAGCCAGGAAACTCTCAATAGGTTTAAAAAAGACATAAAAGTTGAAGAATCAAGGTTAGCAATAAGCCTTATAAATAAGGAAGATATCATCTCTGAGACATCGTTTGTTCTCGGAATGCCAGAAGATACTAAAAAATCGATCAATACCACCGTTGAGCTTGCAAAATATTACAACCCGGACATGGCATTCTTTCTTGCTATTACTCCATGGCCATATGCAGAGATATATAGGGAGCTTGAGCCATACATTGAGATAAAAGATTACAGCAAATATAATCTGATAGAACCTATCGTCAAACCAGCAAGTATGACCATTAACGAGTTAAAGGATGAACTTAATAGGGCAACCCGACTGTTTTACATGGATAAATTTTTAAAACTCAACAAAATGAGTTCTTTTAAGCGTGATTATATGCTGGCAACGATGAGGCTTCTGATGGAACATTCGTGTATAGCACATCAAATGACAACGGTTAAAGATTCGATGCCAGAGGATATAAGACGCTATATTGAAAGGTTTGCAAAGACATTTTCACCTATTCCATAATTCTAACTGCTTCCTTCTACTTAAATTTCCAGAACATGACCGATGGCACTCTTCAACCTTTGTTCCTAAAATAGCCTCGTCCTGGCAGGTTTACACTATCACAGCATTCATAATTTCTTCACAAAAACTTTAAATTATATTCATAGTCTCCTGCTATTGTATCCCAAGATTATAAAGGAAAAAGGAGGTAAGTTATGAAA
Encoded here:
- a CDS encoding cytochrome c biogenesis protein ResB, whose protein sequence is FDSGFKTHLSRFHHTYWDAGDIKSLESSLVIVRNNKSTKHNVSINSPFNIDGVKVYQSSDYGYALQFLLKKANSKEVMTHFLLDRPDSLGKPAIGGSAFPTTEYIFDMKFYPDITKPSFYPSKPILYLSVAKKGTVVFKGLLIPGQTVRIKEDILQFVAIKDWSGLIFATDIGKNLTYPGFIITITGMVIIYFFPYKTIRLTRHGDSIISINGITKRYHAIFEEEVNNIRTELGVKMDG
- the ccsA gene encoding cytochrome c biogenesis protein CcsA, giving the protein MDNLSILKYEVILHWIAVGCYIFATIFFAYSVSFQKRRGIKPAMVLTLIGILFHSIALGVRWRVAGHGPYLMKYEILSSNAWVVILMFLVVTWRYTKLRPAGVAVVPLSFLMMTIGLFMNPGIKGLPPSLKGIWLVIHVTFNHMAVGALIIALGASVLYILKEKKGDTEFFGRFPSLEVLDAYSYKFVGFGFIFWSITIVAGAIWADQAWGRYWGWDPVETWSLITWLLYGLYLHSRRFLKWRGRKAAWVLVLCFIVSIMSIYFIPFTIRSLHTAYF
- a CDS encoding cobalamin B12-binding domain-containing protein — protein: MKKVMLITPPYHSGVVESAGTWLNLGFVYIASSLREAGYDVYLYDAMSYFHDYTEITKRIETHKPDVVATTAITASINDCLEICRLSKEINPAIVTIIGNVHPTFCWEEILKKHHNNVDYIVRGEGELTLPELLDCHFSGGDALKVKGIALLAEDRAVATPSREYIVNLDALRPAWDLVDWEIYSYRPKENSILAIVSSSRGCNQQCSFCSQQLFWSRKWRSRSPENFVSEIEYLHETYGVNVVMMPDETPTFDRIRWEKILDLLVKRRMDVELLMETRVEDIIRDQDILWKYKEAGIAHIYVGVESTSQETLNRFKKDIKVEESRLAISLINKEDIISETSFVLGMPEDTKKSINTTVELAKYYNPDMAFFLAITPWPYAEIYRELEPYIEIKDYSKYNLIEPIVKPASMTINELKDELNRATRLFYMDKFLKLNKMSSFKRDYMLATMRLLMEHSCIAHQMTTVKDSMPEDIRRYIERFAKTFSPIP